Proteins from a genomic interval of Clostridium sp. AN503:
- a CDS encoding LysR family transcriptional regulator has translation MMDTKIIEYVIAIAEEKSLSKAAEKLYITQPALSQRLKKLEAELGTALFIRDNTGLTITDAGRIYINGGRSVLQIKQEALKKLSGMNRRNRDLLRFGCATSVALECIPAFREKYPDIELIPQRCTTPAAKDALVMGQMDIAVLLTSSLQHSTLEYLPLSKNELLLAVPENHPALGDGSALQDHYDMLQNDYFILSPSPSYSRDLEEQALRIMGIKPSVLCEINDNVSRRYMLNRKLGNGFLPSYTVQGSDTFRTFSMQPGLEFYVVAAYPKTITLSEPMKYMLRLLLTIFDTQDL, from the coding sequence ATGATGGACACGAAAATAATAGAATATGTGATCGCGATCGCAGAAGAAAAAAGCCTCAGCAAAGCGGCAGAAAAGCTGTATATCACTCAGCCTGCCTTAAGCCAGCGGCTGAAAAAACTGGAGGCGGAGCTGGGAACCGCACTGTTTATCCGGGACAACACAGGGCTTACCATCACCGACGCCGGCCGGATCTATATCAATGGCGGCCGCTCTGTCCTACAGATCAAGCAGGAGGCCCTTAAAAAGCTCTCCGGCATGAACCGGCGCAACCGTGACCTGCTGCGGTTCGGCTGCGCTACATCCGTCGCTTTGGAGTGTATCCCCGCATTCCGGGAAAAATATCCGGATATCGAGCTGATCCCCCAGCGCTGCACCACTCCGGCTGCCAAGGACGCCCTGGTCATGGGACAGATGGATATCGCCGTCCTCCTGACCTCCTCCCTCCAGCACAGCACTTTAGAGTACCTGCCCTTATCGAAGAATGAGCTGCTTTTAGCCGTGCCGGAGAACCATCCTGCTCTGGGGGATGGTTCTGCCCTTCAGGACCATTATGACATGCTGCAGAACGATTATTTCATTCTCAGCCCGTCCCCCTCCTATTCCAGGGATTTGGAAGAACAGGCGCTGCGCATCATGGGGATCAAGCCGTCCGTGCTCTGCGAGATCAATGATAACGTCTCACGCCGTTACATGCTGAACCGGAAGCTGGGAAACGGCTTTCTCCCCAGCTATACCGTCCAGGGCAGCGATACCTTCCGCACCTTTTCCATGCAGCCAGGGCTGGAATTTTACGTGGTCGCAGCCTACCCAAAGACCATCACCCTGTCCGAACCCATGAAGTATATGCTGCGTCTGCTTCTCACTATTTTTGATACGCAGGACCTGTAG